One Paracidovorax avenae ATCC 19860 genomic region harbors:
- the rplK gene encoding 50S ribosomal protein L11, producing MAKKIVGFIKLQVPAGKANPSPPIGPALGQRGLNIMEFCKAFNAQTQGVEPGLPLPVVITAFADKSFTFIIKTPPATTLIKKAIKLEKGSANALSTKVGKITRAQLEEIAKTKLKDMNAANVDAAVRTLAGSARSMGVTVEGL from the coding sequence ATGGCGAAGAAAATCGTCGGCTTTATCAAGCTGCAAGTGCCGGCAGGGAAGGCTAACCCCTCTCCTCCGATCGGTCCCGCGCTGGGTCAGCGTGGCCTGAACATCATGGAGTTCTGCAAGGCGTTCAACGCCCAGACCCAGGGCGTCGAGCCCGGTCTGCCGCTGCCCGTGGTCATCACGGCTTTCGCGGACAAGAGCTTCACCTTCATCATCAAGACGCCCCCGGCGACGACCCTGATCAAGAAGGCGATCAAGCTGGAAAAGGGTTCCGCGAACGCCCTGAGCACGAAGGTCGGCAAGATCACCCGCGCACAGCTGGAAGAGATCGCCAAGACCAAGCTGAAGGACATGAACGCTGCCAACGTGGACGCTGCCGTCCGCACGCTGGCTGGCTCCGCCCGTTCCATGGGCGTTACGGTGGAGGGCCTGTAA
- the nusG gene encoding transcription termination/antitermination protein NusG: protein MNDAVDQNLSPAQVPASSANPDLRWYIVHAYSGMEKAVERNITERINRAGMQDKFGRILVPTEEVVEMKNGQRKTTERRLFPGYVFVEMVMDDDTWHLVKHTSKVTGFVGGAKNRPAPISEDEVQKIVNQIQEGTDKPRHKIEFMVGELVRVKEGPFADFNGSVEEVNYEKSRVRVSVMIFGRSTPVELEFGQVEKT, encoded by the coding sequence ATGAATGACGCCGTCGATCAAAATCTCTCGCCTGCCCAGGTGCCTGCTTCGTCTGCCAATCCGGACCTGCGCTGGTATATCGTGCATGCCTACTCCGGGATGGAGAAGGCGGTAGAGCGCAACATCACGGAGCGCATCAACCGCGCGGGCATGCAGGACAAGTTCGGCCGGATTCTCGTCCCGACGGAAGAAGTCGTGGAAATGAAGAACGGCCAGCGCAAGACGACCGAGCGGCGCCTCTTTCCCGGCTACGTGTTCGTCGAGATGGTGATGGATGACGATACCTGGCACCTTGTGAAGCACACCAGCAAGGTGACGGGGTTTGTGGGCGGTGCGAAGAACCGTCCCGCGCCGATCTCCGAGGACGAGGTCCAGAAGATCGTCAACCAGATCCAGGAAGGCACGGACAAGCCGCGCCACAAGATCGAATTCATGGTGGGCGAGTTGGTCCGCGTGAAGGAAGGTCCATTTGCCGACTTCAACGGCTCGGTCGAAGAAGTCAACTACGAAAAGAGCCGCGTGCGCGTCTCCGTCATGATCTTCGGCCGTTCCACCCCGGTGGAACTCGAATTCGGTCAGGTCGAAAAGACCTGA
- the rplL gene encoding 50S ribosomal protein L7/L12: MAFDKDAFLTALDSMSVMELNDLVKAIEEKFGVSAAAMAAPAAAGGGGAAAAAEEKTEFNVVLAEAGANKVAVIKAVREITGLGLKEAKDLVDGAPKNVKEGIAKADAEAAVKKLVEAGAKAELK, from the coding sequence ATGGCATTCGATAAAGACGCATTCTTGACCGCCCTGGACAGCATGTCCGTGATGGAACTCAATGACCTGGTGAAGGCCATTGAAGAGAAGTTCGGCGTGAGCGCTGCCGCCATGGCCGCTCCTGCTGCCGCTGGCGGCGGCGGTGCAGCAGCTGCTGCCGAAGAGAAGACCGAGTTCAACGTGGTGCTGGCCGAAGCCGGTGCCAACAAGGTCGCGGTCATCAAGGCCGTGCGCGAAATCACCGGCCTGGGCCTCAAGGAAGCCAAGGACCTGGTGGACGGCGCTCCGAAGAACGTCAAGGAAGGCATCGCCAAGGCCGACGCAGAAGCCGCTGTCAAGAAGCTGGTGGAAGCCGGCGCCAAGGCCGAACTCAAGTAA
- the rplA gene encoding 50S ribosomal protein L1, with the protein MAKLTKKQKALQGKVDSTKLYAFADAVVLVKEAATAKFDESIDVAVQLGIDAKKSDQVVRGAVVLPNGTGKTTRVAVFAQGAKAEEAKAAGADIVGMDDLAAQVKAGDMPFDVVIAAPDAMRVVGTLGQILGPRGLMPNPKVGTVTPDVATAVKNAKAGQVQFRVDKAGIIHSTIGRRSFDNDKLQGNLVALIEALNKAKPATSKGLYLRKVAVSSTMGVGVRVDTQSISA; encoded by the coding sequence ATGGCTAAGCTGACCAAGAAGCAAAAGGCCCTGCAAGGCAAGGTCGACAGCACGAAGCTGTATGCGTTCGCCGATGCCGTGGTGCTGGTGAAGGAAGCCGCAACCGCCAAGTTCGATGAATCCATCGACGTGGCCGTTCAGTTGGGCATCGACGCCAAGAAGTCGGACCAGGTGGTGCGTGGCGCCGTCGTGCTGCCGAACGGCACGGGCAAGACGACCCGTGTGGCCGTGTTCGCCCAGGGTGCCAAGGCTGAAGAAGCCAAGGCTGCCGGCGCTGACATCGTGGGCATGGACGATCTGGCTGCACAGGTGAAGGCCGGTGACATGCCGTTCGACGTGGTGATCGCTGCTCCCGATGCCATGCGCGTCGTGGGTACGCTGGGCCAGATCCTGGGCCCGCGCGGCCTGATGCCGAACCCCAAGGTGGGTACGGTGACGCCCGACGTCGCCACGGCCGTGAAGAACGCCAAGGCTGGCCAGGTGCAGTTCCGTGTCGACAAGGCCGGGATCATCCACAGCACGATCGGCCGTCGTTCGTTCGACAACGACAAGCTCCAGGGCAACCTGGTGGCCCTGATCGAGGCACTGAACAAGGCGAAGCCGGCAACCAGCAAGGGTCTGTACCTGCGCAAGGTGGCCGTGTCCTCGACCATGGGTGTCGGCGTGCGCGTCGATACGCAATCCATCTCGGCCTGA
- the rpoB gene encoding DNA-directed RNA polymerase subunit beta — protein MAPTSTYSYTERKRIRKSFGSRDSVLKVPYLLQMQKDAYTAFLQADMAPQKRTNEGLQAAFNAAFPIVSHNGFVEMKFVEYNLAKPAFDVRECQTRGLTFASAVRAKVQLIIYDRESSTSQSKVVKEVKEQEVYMGEVPLMTDKGSFIINGTERVIVSQLHRSPGVFFEHDKGKTHSSGKLLFSARIIPYRGSWLDFEFDPKDILYFRVDRRRKMPVTILLKAIGLNPESILANFFVNDNFRLMDSGAQMEFVADRLKGEVARFDITDKSGKVVVAKDKRITARHTRELEQSGTTHISVPEDFLIGRVVARNIVDGDTGEIVAKANEELTEALLKKLRSAGVQDLQVIYTNELDQGAYISQTLRIDETVDEFAARVAIYRMMRPGEPPTEDAVQALFQRLFYNPDTYDLSRVGRMKFNAKIGRDESTGPMVLSNDDILAVVKILVDLRNGKGEVDDIDHLGNRRVRCVGELAENQYRTGLARIEKAVKERLGQAEQEPLMPHDLINSKPISAALKEFFGASQLSQFMDQTNPLAEITHKRRVSALGPGGLTRERAGFEVRDVHVTHYGRVCPIETPEGPNIGLINSLALYARLNEYGFIETPYRRVVDGKVTDQIDYLSAIEEGKYVIAQANATLDAEGRLTGDLVSAREKGESTLLSAERVQYMDVSPAQIVSVAASLVPFLEHDDANRALMGANMSRQAVPVLRPEKPMVGTGIERVAAVDSGTVVTANRGGIVDYVDATRIVVRVNDAEAVAGEVGVDIYNLIKYQRSNQNTNIHQRPIVKKGDVLAKGDVIADGASTDLGEIAIGQNMLIAFMPWNGYNFEDSILISERVVAEDRYTSIHIEELVVMARDTKLGAEEITRDIPNLSEQQLNRLDESGIIYVGAEVQPGDTLVGKVTPKGETTLTPEEKLLRAIFGEKASDVKDTSLRVDQGSSGTVIDVQVFTREGIQRDKRAQQIIDDELKRFRLDLNDQLRIVEADAFDRIEKLLNGRVANGGPQKLAKGTKIDKAYLASVEKFHWFDIRPAEDEVATQLESIKNALEQTRHSFDLAFEEKRKKLTQGDELPAGVLKMVKVYLAVKRRLQPGDKMAGRHGNKGVVSKIVPVEDMPYMADGTPADIVLNPLGVPSRMNIGQVLEVHLGWAGKGIGQRIGDMLRDQAKAAEMRKFLEEVYNSRGRKEDLSMLSDDEVMAMAGNLTNGVPYATPVFDGASEAEIKDMLKLAYPDDIKERKGLTDSRTQAYLYDGRTGEQFERPTTIGYMHYLKLHHLVDDKMHARSTGPYSLVTQQPLGGKAQFGGQRFGEMEVWALEAYGASYVLQEMLTVKSDDVQGRTKVYESIVKGEHAIEAGMPESFNVLVKEIRSLGLDIELERS, from the coding sequence ATGGCCCCAACATCCACGTACAGCTATACCGAACGCAAGCGCATCCGCAAGAGTTTCGGTAGCCGCGACAGCGTGCTCAAAGTGCCGTACCTGCTGCAGATGCAGAAGGACGCGTACACCGCTTTCCTCCAAGCGGACATGGCACCGCAGAAACGCACCAACGAAGGCCTGCAGGCCGCATTCAACGCAGCGTTCCCGATCGTCTCGCACAACGGCTTCGTCGAGATGAAGTTCGTGGAGTACAACCTGGCCAAGCCGGCGTTCGACGTGCGCGAGTGCCAGACCCGCGGCCTGACGTTCGCCTCGGCCGTGCGTGCCAAGGTGCAGCTCATCATCTATGACCGCGAGTCCTCGACGTCGCAGTCCAAGGTGGTGAAGGAAGTGAAGGAGCAGGAGGTCTACATGGGCGAGGTGCCCCTGATGACCGACAAGGGCTCGTTCATCATCAACGGCACCGAGCGCGTGATCGTGTCGCAGCTGCACCGTTCGCCCGGCGTGTTCTTCGAGCACGACAAGGGCAAGACGCACAGCTCCGGCAAGCTGCTTTTCTCCGCACGCATCATTCCCTACCGCGGCTCCTGGCTGGACTTCGAGTTCGACCCGAAGGACATCCTGTATTTCCGCGTGGACCGTCGCCGCAAGATGCCGGTCACGATCCTGCTGAAGGCCATCGGCCTGAACCCGGAATCGATCCTGGCGAACTTCTTCGTCAACGACAACTTCCGCCTGATGGACAGTGGCGCCCAGATGGAGTTCGTGGCCGACCGCCTGAAGGGCGAAGTGGCGCGCTTCGACATCACCGACAAGTCCGGCAAGGTCGTCGTGGCCAAGGACAAGCGGATCACCGCCCGCCACACCCGTGAACTGGAGCAGTCCGGCACGACGCACATCAGCGTGCCGGAAGACTTCCTGATCGGCCGCGTGGTCGCGCGCAACATCGTGGACGGCGATACCGGCGAGATCGTGGCCAAGGCCAACGAGGAACTCACGGAAGCGCTGCTGAAGAAGCTGCGTTCGGCCGGCGTGCAGGACCTGCAGGTCATCTACACGAACGAACTGGACCAGGGCGCGTACATCTCGCAGACGCTGCGCATCGACGAGACGGTGGACGAGTTCGCCGCCCGCGTGGCCATCTACCGCATGATGCGCCCCGGCGAACCGCCGACGGAAGACGCCGTGCAGGCCCTGTTCCAGCGCCTCTTCTACAACCCGGACACGTACGACCTGTCGCGCGTGGGCCGCATGAAGTTCAACGCCAAGATCGGCCGCGACGAATCCACCGGCCCGATGGTGCTGTCCAACGACGACATCCTGGCCGTGGTGAAGATCCTGGTGGACCTGCGCAACGGCAAGGGCGAAGTCGATGACATCGACCACCTGGGCAACCGCCGCGTGCGTTGCGTGGGCGAACTGGCCGAGAACCAGTACCGCACGGGCCTGGCGCGTATCGAGAAGGCCGTGAAGGAGCGTCTGGGCCAGGCCGAGCAAGAGCCGCTGATGCCGCACGACCTGATCAACAGCAAGCCGATCTCGGCCGCCCTGAAGGAGTTTTTCGGTGCGTCGCAGCTGTCGCAGTTCATGGACCAGACCAACCCGCTGGCGGAAATCACGCACAAGCGCCGCGTCTCGGCCCTGGGCCCGGGCGGCCTGACCCGCGAGCGTGCCGGCTTCGAAGTACGCGACGTGCACGTCACGCACTATGGCCGCGTCTGCCCTATCGAAACGCCTGAAGGCCCGAACATCGGCCTGATCAACTCGCTGGCCCTGTACGCCCGCCTGAACGAGTACGGCTTCATCGAGACGCCGTATCGCCGCGTGGTGGACGGCAAGGTGACCGACCAGATCGACTACCTGTCGGCCATCGAGGAAGGCAAGTACGTCATCGCCCAGGCCAATGCGACGCTGGATGCCGAAGGCCGCCTGACCGGCGACCTGGTGTCGGCCCGCGAGAAGGGTGAATCCACGCTGCTGTCCGCCGAGCGCGTGCAGTACATGGACGTGTCGCCCGCGCAGATCGTGTCGGTGGCCGCATCGCTGGTGCCCTTCCTGGAGCACGATGACGCGAACCGCGCACTGATGGGCGCCAACATGTCGCGCCAGGCCGTGCCCGTGCTGCGTCCGGAAAAGCCCATGGTGGGCACGGGCATCGAGCGCGTGGCGGCCGTGGACTCCGGCACCGTGGTGACCGCCAACCGCGGCGGCATCGTGGACTACGTGGACGCCACCCGCATCGTGGTGCGTGTGAACGACGCCGAAGCCGTGGCCGGCGAAGTGGGCGTGGACATCTACAACCTCATCAAGTACCAGCGTTCCAACCAGAACACGAACATCCACCAGCGCCCGATCGTGAAGAAGGGCGACGTGCTGGCCAAGGGTGACGTGATCGCCGACGGTGCCTCGACCGACCTGGGCGAGATCGCCATCGGCCAGAACATGCTGATCGCGTTCATGCCCTGGAACGGCTACAACTTCGAGGATTCGATCCTGATCTCCGAACGCGTGGTGGCCGAAGACCGCTATACCTCGATCCACATCGAGGAACTGGTGGTGATGGCGCGCGACACGAAGCTGGGCGCCGAGGAAATCACGCGCGACATCCCGAACCTGTCGGAACAGCAGCTGAACCGCCTGGACGAGTCCGGCATCATCTACGTGGGCGCGGAAGTGCAGCCCGGCGACACGCTGGTGGGCAAGGTCACGCCGAAGGGCGAGACCACGCTGACGCCGGAAGAGAAGCTGCTGCGCGCCATCTTCGGCGAGAAGGCTTCCGACGTGAAGGACACCTCGCTGCGCGTGGACCAGGGCTCCTCGGGCACCGTGATCGACGTGCAGGTGTTCACGCGCGAAGGCATCCAGCGCGACAAGCGCGCCCAGCAGATCATCGACGATGAACTCAAGCGCTTCCGCCTGGACCTGAACGACCAGCTGCGCATCGTGGAGGCCGACGCGTTCGACCGTATCGAGAAGCTGCTGAACGGCCGCGTGGCCAACGGCGGCCCGCAGAAGCTGGCCAAGGGTACGAAGATCGACAAGGCCTACCTGGCTTCCGTCGAGAAGTTCCACTGGTTCGACATCCGCCCGGCGGAAGACGAAGTGGCGACGCAGCTCGAGTCGATCAAGAACGCCCTGGAGCAGACGCGCCACAGCTTCGACCTGGCTTTCGAAGAGAAGCGCAAGAAGCTCACGCAAGGCGACGAACTGCCGGCTGGCGTGCTGAAGATGGTGAAGGTGTACCTGGCCGTCAAGCGCCGCCTGCAGCCTGGCGACAAGATGGCCGGCCGCCACGGCAACAAGGGCGTGGTGTCCAAGATCGTTCCGGTCGAGGACATGCCCTACATGGCCGACGGCACGCCTGCCGACATCGTGCTGAACCCGCTGGGCGTGCCTTCGCGGATGAACATCGGGCAGGTGCTGGAAGTCCACCTGGGCTGGGCCGGCAAGGGCATCGGCCAGCGCATCGGCGACATGCTGCGCGACCAGGCCAAGGCAGCCGAGATGCGCAAGTTCCTCGAAGAGGTCTACAACTCGCGCGGCCGCAAGGAAGACCTGTCGATGCTGAGCGACGACGAGGTGATGGCCATGGCCGGCAACCTGACCAACGGTGTTCCGTATGCGACGCCGGTGTTCGACGGTGCGTCGGAAGCCGAGATCAAGGACATGCTGAAGCTGGCCTATCCGGACGACATCAAGGAGCGCAAGGGCCTGACCGACAGCCGCACGCAGGCCTACCTGTACGACGGCCGCACGGGCGAGCAGTTCGAGCGTCCCACGACGATCGGCTACATGCACTACCTGAAGCTGCACCACTTGGTGGACGACAAGATGCACGCCCGTTCCACCGGTCCGTACTCGCTCGTGACGCAGCAGCCGCTGGGCGGCAAGGCCCAGTTCGGCGGCCAGCGTTTCGGGGAAATGGAAGTGTGGGCGCTGGAAGCGTACGGCGCCTCGTACGTGCTGCAGGAAATGCTCACCGTGAAGTCCGACGACGTGCAGGGCCGTACCAAGGTGTACGAGTCCATCGTCAAGGGCGAACATGCGATCGAGGCAGGCATGCCCGAGTCGTTCAATGTGCTGGTCAAGGAAATCCGTTCCCTGGGCCTGGACATCGAACTGGAACGTTCTTAA
- the rplJ gene encoding 50S ribosomal protein L10, giving the protein MSLNRSEKEAVINEVTSLAAKAQTLVIAEYRGITVADMTKLRVDARSKGVSLSVLKNTLARRAVAGSQFDVVADQMTGPLIYGFSEDAVAAAKVVADFAKTNDKLVIRGGAFAGKALDVNGVKQLANIPSKEVLLAQLCGLLMSPISRTAVVLGALAAKKGEGEAAAA; this is encoded by the coding sequence TTGAGTCTTAATCGCAGTGAGAAAGAAGCGGTCATCAATGAAGTGACCAGCCTCGCCGCTAAAGCTCAAACGCTCGTGATCGCGGAATACCGTGGCATCACGGTGGCCGACATGACGAAACTGCGCGTTGACGCCCGCAGCAAGGGTGTGAGCCTGAGTGTTCTGAAGAACACCCTGGCCCGCCGTGCTGTGGCTGGCAGCCAGTTCGACGTGGTGGCCGACCAGATGACCGGTCCTCTGATCTATGGCTTCTCCGAAGACGCTGTGGCCGCCGCCAAGGTGGTGGCCGATTTCGCGAAGACCAACGACAAGCTGGTGATTCGCGGCGGCGCCTTCGCAGGCAAGGCCCTGGACGTGAACGGCGTGAAGCAACTGGCCAACATCCCTTCCAAGGAAGTGCTGCTGGCCCAGCTGTGTGGCTTGCTGATGTCGCCGATCTCCCGCACCGCCGTGGTGCTGGGTGCTCTGGCCGCAAAGAAAGGCGAAGGCGAAGCAGCAGCCGCTTGA
- the rpoC gene encoding DNA-directed RNA polymerase subunit beta' → MKSLLDLFKQFTPDEHFDAIRIGMASPEKIRSWSFGEVKKPETINYRTFKPERDGLFCAKIFGPIKDYECLCGKYKRLKHRGVICEKCGVEVTQTKVRRERMGHIDLAAPCAHIWFLKSLPSRLGLVLDMTLRDIERVLYFEAYVVTDPGMTPLKKFGIMSEDDHDAKRKEYGDEFIAKMGAEGIKDLLEGIDIDLEIEKLRGDLTGSEVKVKKNAKRLKVLEAFKKSGIKPEWMVLDVLPVLPPDLRPLVPLDGGRFATSDLNDLYRRVINRNSRLRRLLELKAPEIIARNEKRMLQEAVDSLLDNGRRGKAMTGANKRALKSLADMIKGKSGRFRQNLLGKRVDYSGRSVITVGPTLKLHQCGLPKLMALELFKPFIFSRLEQMGIATTIKAAKKEVESGTPVVWDILEEVIKEHPVMLNRAPTLHRLGIQAFEPILIEGKAIQLHPLVCAAFNADFDGDQMAVHVPLSVEAQMEARTLMLASNNVLFPASGEPSIVPSQDVVLGLYHATRDKINGKGEGLIFSDTGEVQRALDAGQAELHARISVRLTEWTKDKATGEFVPSTSLVDTTVGRALLSEILPKGLPFSNINKSLKKKEISKLINVSFRKCGLKETVVFADKLLQNGFRLATRAGFSVAIDDMLVPPQKADILARAESEVKEIEQQYVSGLVTAGERYNKVVDIWGKAGDDVSKVMMDQLKVEKTTDRHGKEVNQESFNAIYMMADSGARGSAAQIRQLAGMRGLMAKPDGSIIETPITANFREGLNVLQYFISTHGARKGLADTALKTANSGYLTRRLVDVTQDLVVTEEDCGTSNGSVMRAIVEGGEVIESLRDRVLGRSTAEEVLHPETRAVLVPAGQMLDEDTLEELEAAGVDEVKVRTALTCETRYGLCAKCYGRDLGRGGLINLGEAVGVIAAQSIGEPGTQLTMRTFHIGGAASRAAIASSVEAKSNGVIGFNATMRYVTNSKGELVVIARSGEVIIQDEHGRERERHKVPYGATLTVKADQQVKAGTILANWDPLTRPIITEFAGQVKFENIEEGLTVAKQVDDVTGLSTLVVIDPKRRGSAKVVRPQVKLVDANGAEVKIPGTDHSVTIGFQVGALIQVRDGQDVGPGEVLARIPVEGQKTRDITGGLPRVAELFEARSPKDKGMLAEITGTVSFGKETKGKVRLQITDPDGKVWDELVPKEKNVLVHEGQVVNKGELIVDGPADPQDILRLLGIEELSRYIVDEVQDVYRLQGVKINDKHIEVIVRQMLRRVVVENPGESGYIAGEQVERSEILNTNEQLQSEDKIPATYSNVLLGITKASLSTDSFISAASFQETTRVLTEAAIMGKRDELRGLKENVIVGRLIPAGTGLAYHQARKAKEAMDDAERRAIAEAEAAEMATTGPDEAPEVEGSGVESGSAE, encoded by the coding sequence ATGAAGTCTCTACTCGACCTGTTCAAGCAATTCACGCCGGACGAGCATTTCGATGCCATCCGCATCGGCATGGCGTCGCCGGAGAAGATCCGTTCCTGGTCCTTCGGCGAGGTGAAGAAGCCCGAGACGATCAACTACCGCACGTTCAAGCCCGAGCGCGACGGCCTGTTCTGCGCCAAGATCTTCGGCCCGATCAAGGACTACGAGTGCCTGTGCGGCAAGTACAAGCGCCTGAAGCACCGCGGCGTGATCTGCGAGAAGTGCGGCGTGGAAGTGACCCAGACCAAGGTGCGCCGCGAGCGCATGGGCCACATCGACCTGGCCGCACCTTGCGCGCACATCTGGTTCCTGAAGTCGCTGCCGTCGCGCCTGGGCCTGGTGCTCGACATGACGCTGCGCGACATCGAGCGCGTGCTGTATTTCGAAGCCTACGTGGTGACCGACCCCGGCATGACCCCGCTGAAGAAGTTCGGCATCATGTCCGAGGACGACCATGACGCGAAGCGCAAGGAATACGGCGACGAGTTCATCGCCAAGATGGGCGCGGAAGGCATCAAGGACCTGCTCGAAGGCATCGACATCGACCTGGAGATCGAGAAGCTGCGCGGCGACCTGACCGGCTCCGAAGTCAAGGTGAAGAAGAACGCCAAGCGCCTGAAGGTGCTGGAAGCGTTCAAGAAGTCGGGCATCAAGCCCGAGTGGATGGTGCTGGACGTGCTGCCCGTGCTGCCGCCGGACCTGCGTCCGCTGGTGCCACTGGACGGTGGCCGCTTCGCGACCTCCGACCTGAACGACCTGTACCGCCGCGTCATCAACCGCAACTCGCGCCTTCGCCGCCTGCTGGAGCTGAAGGCTCCGGAGATCATCGCGCGCAACGAGAAGCGGATGCTGCAGGAAGCCGTCGATTCGCTGCTGGACAACGGCCGCCGCGGCAAGGCGATGACGGGCGCCAACAAGCGCGCGCTGAAGTCGCTGGCCGACATGATCAAGGGCAAGTCCGGCCGGTTCCGCCAGAACCTGCTGGGCAAGCGGGTGGACTATTCCGGCCGTTCCGTGATCACCGTGGGCCCGACGCTCAAGCTGCACCAGTGCGGCCTGCCGAAGCTGATGGCCCTGGAGCTGTTCAAGCCCTTCATCTTCTCGCGCCTCGAGCAGATGGGCATCGCCACGACCATCAAGGCGGCGAAGAAGGAAGTCGAATCCGGCACGCCGGTGGTCTGGGACATCCTGGAAGAGGTCATCAAGGAGCACCCGGTCATGCTGAACCGTGCTCCGACGCTGCACCGCCTGGGCATCCAGGCCTTCGAGCCGATCCTGATCGAAGGCAAGGCCATCCAGCTGCACCCGCTCGTCTGCGCGGCCTTCAACGCCGACTTCGACGGTGACCAGATGGCCGTCCACGTGCCGCTGTCGGTGGAAGCGCAGATGGAAGCCCGCACGCTGATGCTGGCCTCCAACAACGTGCTGTTCCCCGCTTCGGGCGAGCCCTCCATCGTGCCTTCGCAGGACGTGGTGCTGGGTCTCTACCACGCGACCCGCGACAAGATCAACGGCAAGGGCGAAGGCCTGATCTTCTCCGACACGGGCGAAGTCCAGCGAGCGCTGGATGCCGGCCAGGCGGAGCTGCATGCCCGCATCAGCGTGCGCCTGACCGAATGGACCAAGGACAAGGCCACGGGCGAGTTCGTGCCCTCGACCTCGCTGGTCGACACGACCGTCGGCCGTGCACTCCTGTCCGAGATCCTGCCCAAGGGCCTGCCCTTCAGCAACATCAACAAGTCGCTGAAGAAGAAGGAAATCTCCAAGCTCATCAACGTGAGCTTCCGCAAGTGCGGCCTGAAGGAAACCGTGGTGTTCGCGGACAAGCTGCTGCAGAACGGCTTCCGCCTGGCCACGCGCGCCGGCTTCTCGGTGGCGATCGACGACATGCTGGTGCCCCCGCAGAAGGCGGACATCCTGGCACGCGCCGAATCCGAAGTGAAGGAGATCGAGCAGCAGTACGTCTCCGGCCTGGTGACGGCCGGCGAGCGCTACAACAAGGTGGTGGACATCTGGGGCAAGGCCGGCGACGACGTGTCCAAGGTGATGATGGACCAGCTCAAGGTCGAGAAGACCACCGACCGCCACGGCAAGGAAGTGAACCAGGAGTCCTTCAACGCCATCTACATGATGGCCGACTCGGGCGCCCGGGGTTCCGCAGCGCAGATCCGCCAGCTGGCCGGCATGCGCGGCCTGATGGCCAAGCCGGACGGCTCCATCATCGAGACCCCCATCACGGCGAACTTCCGTGAAGGCCTGAACGTGCTGCAGTACTTCATCTCCACCCACGGTGCCCGGAAGGGCCTGGCGGATACGGCGCTGAAGACCGCGAACTCCGGCTACCTCACCCGCCGCCTGGTGGACGTGACGCAGGATCTCGTGGTGACCGAAGAGGACTGCGGCACGAGCAACGGTTCGGTGATGCGCGCCATCGTCGAAGGCGGTGAAGTGATCGAGTCCCTGCGCGACCGCGTGCTCGGCCGCTCCACGGCCGAAGAGGTGCTGCACCCCGAAACCCGTGCCGTGCTGGTGCCGGCCGGCCAGATGCTGGACGAGGACACCCTCGAAGAGCTGGAAGCCGCCGGCGTGGACGAGGTGAAGGTGCGTACCGCACTGACCTGCGAGACGCGCTACGGCCTCTGCGCCAAGTGCTATGGCCGCGACCTGGGCCGTGGCGGCCTGATCAACCTCGGCGAAGCCGTGGGCGTGATCGCTGCCCAGTCCATCGGCGAACCCGGCACGCAGCTGACCATGCGTACGTTCCACATCGGTGGTGCCGCTTCGCGTGCCGCCATCGCTTCGAGCGTGGAAGCCAAGTCCAACGGCGTGATCGGCTTCAATGCCACGATGCGCTACGTGACCAACAGCAAGGGCGAGCTGGTCGTCATCGCACGTTCGGGTGAAGTCATCATCCAGGACGAGCATGGCCGCGAGCGCGAGCGTCACAAGGTGCCGTACGGCGCGACGCTGACGGTGAAGGCCGACCAGCAGGTCAAGGCCGGCACGATCCTGGCCAACTGGGATCCGCTGACGCGACCGATCATCACGGAATTCGCCGGCCAGGTGAAGTTCGAGAACATCGAGGAAGGCCTCACCGTCGCCAAGCAGGTGGACGATGTGACCGGCCTGTCCACGCTGGTCGTGATCGATCCGAAGCGCCGCGGCTCCGCCAAGGTGGTGCGCCCGCAGGTGAAGCTCGTCGATGCGAACGGCGCCGAGGTGAAGATCCCCGGTACCGACCACTCGGTGACGATCGGCTTCCAGGTCGGCGCGCTGATCCAGGTACGCGACGGCCAGGACGTGGGCCCCGGCGAGGTGCTGGCACGTATTCCGGTCGAAGGCCAGAAGACCCGCGACATTACCGGGGGTCTGCCGCGCGTGGCCGAGCTGTTCGAAGCCCGTTCGCCCAAGGACAAGGGCATGCTGGCCGAGATCACCGGCACGGTGTCCTTCGGCAAGGAAACGAAGGGCAAGGTGCGCCTGCAGATCACCGATCCGGACGGCAAGGTCTGGGACGAACTGGTGCCCAAGGAAAAGAACGTGCTGGTCCACGAAGGCCAGGTGGTGAACAAGGGCGAGTTGATCGTCGATGGCCCGGCCGATCCGCAGGACATCCTGCGCCTGCTGGGCATCGAGGAGCTGTCGCGCTACATCGTCGATGAAGTGCAGGACGTCTATCGCTTGCAGGGTGTGAAGATCAACGACAAGCACATCGAGGTGATCGTTCGCCAGATGCTGCGCCGCGTCGTGGTCGAGAACCCGGGCGAGTCCGGCTACATCGCCGGCGAGCAGGTCGAGCGTTCGGAGATCCTCAACACCAACGAACAGCTGCAGTCCGAGGACAAGATCCCCGCGACCTACAGCAACGTGCTGCTGGGTATCACGAAGGCTTCGCTGTCCACCGACTCGTTCATCTCGGCCGCCTCCTTCCAGGAAACGACCCGCGTGCTCACCGAGGCTGCCATCATGGGCAAGCGCGACGAGCTGCGCGGCCTGAAGGAGAACGTGATCGTGGGCCGCCTGATCCCGGCGGGCACGGGCCTGGCCTACCACCAGGCACGCAAGGCCAAGGAAGCCATGGACGACGCCGAGCGCCGCGCCATCGCCGAAGCCGAGGCGGCCGAGATGGCCACCACGGGTCCCGATGAAGCTCCGGAGGTCGAAGGCTCCGGCGTGGAAAGCGGCTCGGCCGAGTAA